In Candidatus Hydrogenedentota bacterium, the genomic window TTCCGCGCGCTTGCCGTAGAGGAAGAAATCGAGTATGAGGTATACCGCGCCACCCATCGGCATGGCGAAGGTGGAGAGGATGCCCGCGCAGGGCTCGTCGAGGCGGATCAGGGCAGCGTGATGATGCACGCCTTCGCCTGTTTTTTTCACGCGACCAATGATGGGCGGCATGCCGCCGGGAGCCTGGCAGAGTTTGCCGACGGCACACTCTTTGAGGCCGATTGCTTTGGTGAAATAGGCCCAGGCCTGGGCGGTTTCGCCGCCGGTCGCACCCATAATGCGAAAGGCCCGACAAGGCTGGTTGCGAAAATCCAACAAGCTGAGGCGCAGTATCTGAAAGAACCAGGGCCAGCCGCTTTCCCAGCCTTGAAGCTGGTTGTCCCACTCATCGCCATCGGCAAAGAGACTGTGGACCACACGGACGGTGCAGGTACTGCCGGAGCGGGCTTCGACGATCCACTCGGTGGCGATCTCGGGGGCCTCGGGCCCGAGATCCTTACTGGTTGCTTTGAAGTTATGGGGCGGCGACCACTCGGATATATTCGCCACGGAGTCCATGCTGCTGCCGGGGCCGAAGTGGGAGATGACTTTGGTGGGCGAGCCATCTTCGCCGGTTTCGAACTCGGTGGGTACGAACCAGGAGGAAATGCCGGGGCCGGTGGCGATGGCCTCCCAGACTTCCTGCGGCGTGCCTGGCACTTCGATTTCCACGTCCACCCAGCGGCGGCCTGCGTGATCTTTTTTTAAGGTCATGGGGTTGCTCCTGATCGGGGGATCGTGTGGGTGCTCAGTGTTAGCTTGCCTGCCGATGGGTCGTACGGGTCTTATGGGAATGGGAACTGTCGGGCAAGGTCACACAACTGGGTACTCTTTAATGGAACGATTCTGCGAACCACGCTTTCCACTGCGTCTCACGCGCCGCCGCCATCGCGCTGGCCTCGTCGCCGTAGAAGTAGAAGCTTGCCGAGGCCAGTACTTCGCCGCCCCAGGAAAATGCCCCGAGGGTGACGAAGCCGGGGCCGGGCTGGTCGAGGCGAAGCATGGCCTGGTGGGGACACTGCGCTGTGCCAAGTTGCATGACGTTGCCGCCGAGGCTCACCTCCGCAGAGGGCTGTGACTGAAAAGGCTGACCGATCACCAACGCGCCGAGACCGAAAGCGGCCTGGATCTTCTCCCATGTGCATGGCTCGGACTCCGAAGACTTCGCCATCAGGCGCACCGAGGTACAGGCCAGATTGCGGTAGTGCTTCATGTATTCCTGGAGAATGACGAAGAAAGGCGGCCAGCCGTTTTCCATGGATTGGAGTTGTTCGTCCCAGTCTTCGCCGCTGGCGAAGAGACTGTGCACCATCCGCATGACGCACACGCCGCCGTCTTTCGCTTCAATGTGGACTTCGGTGGCCAGCGGCGGCGCGCCTTCCATCCACTCCCGTTCTTCATAGGCAAGCCGATGGGGTGGCGACCAGTCCGTAATCTGCCCGGAACTCGCCATATCCGGTCCGAGCTCAAAGGTGATGGTGCCGCCCGCGCGCTCCTCCACCGTCGTGGGCGTAAACCAGCACGAGATGCCGGGCCCCGTGGCGATGGCGGTCCAGACCTCTTCGGGCGTACCCGGCACCTCCACCACCATCTCGACAAAGCGCGAACCGTTCTCATTTTTCCTGATGGACATCCCTGGCCTCCTCGGGGTTTTCATGGGGCAGCGGGTGGGCCATTACCAGCAATCGGTGTGGTCGGCCTCCCGGCGCGGTTTCATCGTGATACTTCGCCGCCAGCGTCGCAATGGCGCTGACAAGTTCCTTGCTGAAGGCCGCACGCTCGGCGGCGGTGCGAAAACGAATCTCTGTATCCAGCGAGAGCGTGGGCAGGCGCTTGCCCGTGTCCCGCGCGGCGCCCACGAGCCCCCCCACTTCACGAATTACCCGCGCGGCCAGGGCCACGAGGTAACTCGCGGACAGGCGATCCGCCGTGCGCCCTGGATCGGCCCCGGCGCTTCCGAGTGCGACAGGCGAAACGACATACTGCGATGCGGTGGCCACCAGCAAGCGCTCGGTGAGTCCACCCCACTTCTTCTGGCTCGCGGACTTCACGAGACCGTGAGCCTGTAGCGCGTTCAGGTGATAATTCACCTTTTGCCGCGTCAGGCCCACGCGCGTCGCCAGAGTCGCCGCCGAAGCGGGCTCCGCCAACTCCGACAGGAGTCGGCTCCGGATCGGGTCCAGCGCCACGGCGGCGGCATGTGGATTTTCGATGATTTCCAGGGCGAGCATGGCCCCATGATACCATTGACAACTTTTTTTGTCAATACGCTCCTGGAAACATGCCCAATTGGCGCTTGACTTTTGGTAACCTTATGGTTACCATTAAAACGTAACCATAAGGTTACTAAAGGAGATGTCGATGTCCGCACTGGATCTTCAAGAGCACGATCTGGTCTTCAAGGCCCTGGCCGACCCCACGCGGCGGCAGATACTCGGTTTGCTGCGCGCTGGTACGCGCAACGTCAACGAAATCGCGCAGAACTTTCAGACCAGTCGCCCGGCCATTTCCAAACATCTGCGGCTGTTGCGGTCTGCGGGGTTGATAGAGACGCGCAAGCAGGGTACGGCGAGCCTCTGCGCGCTGAACAGCAAGCCGCTGCGCGTCGTAGAGCAATGGCTTCGGGACTACGAAATCTACTGGGACGAAACGCTTAACAACTTGAAAAACTATGTCGAGGAACAACCATGAACACCTGTGAGACGAGTTTCGTAATCGAGAAAGAGATACAGATTGCCGCGTCCGCCGAGCGCATATTCGCGGCCCTGAGCGAGCCGGCGCAGCGTACCCAGTGGTGGGGCGTGAAGGGGAAGTTCGAAGTAACGCACATGGAATCCGATCTCCGAACCGGCGGCGCCTGGCGCATGAGCGGCGTGTCCATGGGTGAAGTTCCCTTCACAATTCAGGGCACCTACCAAAGCATCGAGCCCCCGCGCGTGCTGGAGTTCACCTGGCGGAAAGATGAGGAAACGATGGACACCCTGGTTCGCTTCGAACTGGAGGAAAAGGGCTTCGGCACCGTGGTGCGCCTGACCCACTCGGGTTTCAACGATGCGCACACGCGCGATCTCTATCAGGGATGGCCATGGCTCCTGTCCATGTTGCAGGGTCATGTCGAAGGTCAATCATCCAAGGCTTCCTGCTGATCGGCCCAACATACCCATCCCGAGGCGCGGAAAAAACTTGATGCCCCCCGCCGAAACATACTATACTTGGTCACCTTCGGGGTGTAGCGCAGTCCGGTAGCGCACTACGTTCGGGACGTAGGGGCCGGAGGTTCAAATCCTCTCACCCCGACCATTTTCTCGAAGGACACCGCGTCTGATTTCGGTCAGACGCGGTTTTTTTATGTTTCAATTGGCTCGTGACCAGCAAGCAGCGTCTCGACTTCTGGGGCAGTTGGAAACAGTCCCTCTCAAGAATCGTGCTGCACCTTTAACATCACCTTCTAGCCCCATCTCTCGTGTCTTGGGACCTTGCTCATCCGTTTCGAGCATTTCGACTATTGCGACCGTTTCTCTTACGTGTTAGACTTATCACAAGATAATCAGGAGCGTACCGCTATGAAATCAATCATGTCCGACACGTTCGAAACTGTCCCGCCCACGAAAGCGGAGCAAGCGCTTGCCCTTGAATCCAGTCAACGACTGGCGGCGCATAAAATTGGGCGACACGCCAGTGTTCGCATACAGCTCGTCGACGATGAAGCCAAAGAAACAATTACCATGCCGCGCGCGGTTCTCGAACTCCTTCGCCACGCCCTCAGCGAAATGGCCCAGGGCAACGCCGTCACGCTTATTCCTACGAATGCCGAGTTGACCACCCAGCAAGCCGCCGACTTGCTCAATGTGTCCCGCCCCTATGTCGTGAAGCTTCTGGACGAGAAAAAAATTCCCAGCCGCATGGTCGGTAAGTATCGACGCCTTCGCTTTGACGACTTGATGGCTTACAAACAGAAGGACGACGACGCCAGGGCAATGATTCTGGACCAGTTGTCCGCCGAGACGCAGGAGCTGGGCATCGTGTGATGCTGCGTCCGCTCACCGCCATCTATGACGCCAATGTACTCTATCCTGCTCCACTCCGCGACTTATTGGTCAGGCTCGCCGCCGCCGGGCTAGTCCGCGCACGTTGGACCGATGCCATCCACGAAGAGTGGATACGGAACGTCTGCCGGAATAATCCGGGACTTGTTCCTGAGCGACTTGCTCGCACGCGAAGATTGATGAATGAAGCCGTACGCGACTGTCTCGTCACGGACTATGAGCATTTGATTGGAACCCTGACGCTTCCCGATGACGATGATCGTCACGTGCTTGCGGCTGCGATTCACGCCAACGCAGATGTTATTCTAACTTTCAATCTCCGGGACTTTCCTGATAGCGCCCTGTCGGTCTTCGGGATACAAGCACAGCATCCCGATGAGTTTATCGAGGAGATTCTGCGCCACTCATTCAACTCCGTGTGTGCAGTTTTCAAGCGACAACGGGAAAGCCTGCGCAATCCTCACGTCAGTGCGAACGAGCTACTCAGTACACTTGAAAAGCAAGGGTTACCAAGATCGGTGACCCTACTTCGCCAGCACCGCAACGCACTTTAGGTATCCGATTTTTCTCTGCGCCTTTGCGCAGTTCGGAAGCGCACTACGTTCGGGACGTAGGGGCCGGAGGTTCAAATCCTCTCACCCCGACCATTTTTCTCGAAGGATACCGCATCTGATCTCGGTCAGACGCGTTTTTTGTCTGGTGCCCTGCCAGTATAGTTACGACGAAGTCGACTGTTGCGAGTCGTGCTGATGATCCTGTAAAAGTCCTCGAACCTCAAAGGCAAATCGAGGAATGGAGTGGTCAATGCCTTCCATTGAGGCTTTAAGCCGAACCACTCTCGCACAGGATCTTATCGGTGCAAGCAAAAAACTTCCCATTTTGGGAACTTCTGCTTGCGTATATGCTTGGGAAGTGATACTCTGAATGCGCGTGATTGCAAAGAAGACCCTTCACGAATTCTGGGACCGGGAGCCGGGTGCCAAAGCAGCCTTGGAAGCCTGGTACGCGGAAGCGAAACACGCCCAGTGGAAGTCACCGACGGACATCCAGGCGAGATACGCACACGCCAGCATTGTTAACAACGAACGGGTGGTGTTTAATATTGGCGGCAACAAATACCGCCTGGTCGTGGCCGTCAGTTACACCGCCGGCATCGTACTCATCAAGTTCGTAGGGACCCATAACGACTACGACAAGATTAATGTGGAGACGGTCTAGTGAACGCCAAGGTTATTAAGAACGACCACGACCACCGAGCCGCGCTGGTCCGCATCGAGTCCATCTTTCATGCCGCGCCTGGAACTCCCGAAGGCGATGAACTGGAATTGCTTTCCCTCTTGGTGGAACGATACGAGGACGAGCAATTTCCATTAGATTTGCCGGATCCCATCGAGGCGATTCGCTTTCGCATGGAGCAGCAGGGCCTCAAGGCCAAGGACCTCGTGCAGTATATCGGCAGCGCGAGTAAAGTATCCGAAGTACTTTCGGGCCAGAGGAAACTCAGCCTGAACATGATTCGCAAACTGGTTGTTGGACTTGAAATTCCCGCTGAGGTATTGCTTCGCGAACCCAACGGGAAAATAGGACAGGGGCTACGGAACGTTGGATAGCAGGATGCTTCGAAAAGACGGAGCTCGGTTCGATTCTTACGTGTAAGCGATCGCACGGATGTTAGAGGATTGGGGAACGATCACCTCGCATAGCGTTCAACGGCGGAATTGATGTAACACTCGAAGCAGGGCGGTCCTTCTCACATCTCGCGACGTGCGGGTACGGTAGAGCCTCCTGCAATTATCAAGGAGAACACGCTTGCCTCCAATAGCCCTCACCCGCCGCCAGTTTGGCGCTGTCAGCGCCTTTGCCACCTTGTCGGCCAGCGGCCTGGCCCAGGCCGCGCCCGAGCCGCCGAAGATTGTGAAGCTGGGTACCATCGATCTGGATCTCGTGGAGACGACACCCGTCGTCTTTCAGGGGCGGGTCTACCGCTATGAATATGTGCGCCCCGGCTACAAGCCGAACACCACGGGGAATTCGTACTCGCGGTTTATCGATCACGAGACGGGCGAGGCCACACCCGCCTTTGCGAAGGGCTATCACCTGGGCAGCGCGGCGGTGGATGGGGATCTGGCGATTGTGACGGCGGTGAATATCTGGAACGGCGAAAAGATCGATATCTTCGTATCGCACGACTTGAAGACGTGGGAATCATGGAACGCGCTGAATCTGCCGGGCTACGGAATCTTTAACACGTCGTTGTGTCGGGATGATCAGGGCTACCTCCTCATGTTCGAAATCGGCAAACCGGAGGAGCTGGCCGGGTCGCGCTTCACGGCGCTGTTCGCACGGTCAGAGGATTTGAAGACATGGACGGTGCAGCCGCCGGAGTGCAACTACGCGAAGGATCGCTATACCGCGCCCCACTGCATTCGATATCGCGAGGGCTACTACTACAACTTCTTCCTGGAATCGATGAAGGGCGGCTATGCCCAGCGGGTGGTCCGCTCGAAAGACCTGATCCACTGGGAACTGAGCCCCTTCGAGACGGTGCTGATGTGGGGTGACGAGGACAAGCAGATCGCCAACCCGAAGCTGACCGAGGAACAGCGCAGGCACGTGGCCGAAGCGGTGAATTTGAACAATTCCGACTTTGACTACTGCGAGTTCGAGGGAAAGCTCATCATCAACTACTCCTGGGGCAACCAGCAGGGCGTGGAGTTTCTGGCCGAGGCCCGGTTTGATGGCACCGAGGCGGAATTTCTCGCGGCGCTGTTTCCGGGGTGAGGCCCCCGGCGAAGGCGCGCAATCTGTTCCCGGCCCCACCGCTCCGCCCAGTGCTCAGGCCTGTTCCGACACGACACCCGTGTGGGCGGTCGGGAACAACACGCGCAGGGTGGTTCCTTCTCCGGGCTTACTACGCACATCGAGCACGCCCCGATGCCCGCGCACTACCCCGAGAACGGTGGCCAGTCCAAGGCCGCGACCAAAAAACTTGGTGGTGAAGAAGGGGTCAAACATTCTTCTCAGCGTTTCCTCGTTCATTCCCACACCGGAATCGGAAACTTCGAGAAAGACATACTCGCCGGCGGGCAGCGCCTGGACGATGTCGGGATAGAACTCCTTCTTGATCAGCTCCAGGTCGTCGTGGCTGCACTCCATCGCGCCAACCTTGATGCGAATGACACCGCCGTCCTCGCCCATCGCCTCCCGGGCGTTGTCCAGGATATTCAGGGCCAGTCGCGCGATCTGCGCCTGATCCAACCTCGCCAGAGGTAACTCTGGAGCATAGTCCCCCTCGATCGCAATTTTCGCGGCCACGGTATCCCTGAACGCGGGCAACACGTCCGCAAGAATGGCGTCCAGCGCCACAAGGTCCTGCGTGAAGTGACCATGGCCCGAGTAATCCAGCATATGCCGGGCGACTGCGGCGGCGCGCTCGGCTGATTGCCTCGTTATCTTCAAGATATCCCGCACTGCGGAATTTGCCGGGAGCGTGGCCGAAGCCATCTCGCAACCTGACATGATAGCTTGAAGCTGGTTGTTGAACGTGTGTGCAATGCCACCGGCCAGTAATCCCAGACTCTCCAGCCTCTGGGCGCGGAGCATTCTGAGTTCAAGTTCCTTTTTCTCCTGCTCAAGCTGTTTCAGTGAAGTAATATCCCGAGCAATAAGCATTCCGCCAATGACGCTCCCATCCCCATCGCTGATAGGCCCGAAACTGAAGCTGGCCGACCAGGTTTCTCCCGTATCCTTCCGCCGGATACTGTATTCAATGTTGGAGCCGGATTCGCCGCGCAGGGTGCGCGGCAACACCCACCGGTCCGGCGGCACCATCGCGCCATCCGGAGTGTATAGCTCCATGATCTCGAGGTATGCCTCAAAGCGTCTCGGGGTGGATTCCTCGGGAGAGCATCGCATGAACTCGCTACAGGAATCGCTGATATCAGTAAGGTGACCGCTGGAATCGAAAATGCATACGGCATCCATCGCGCTGGCGAGGGCCGCTTCCTTCAGCGCGCTGCTCCTTGCATGCTCTACTTCCAGTCGGTTTCGCTCCGTAACATCAAGAAAGGCCCCCACCGCACCGGCGGCGCACCCGTCGATATCCGGCAGAGTAACGGCGTCCCCCCGAAGTGTTCTAACGGTTCCGTCATCGTAGGCCAGGTCAAAGGTGTAATCCAGTTGCGATTTCCCCGATGCCGCCAACTGCATGGGCCGCAGCGGAACGGGAATTTCTTCCCCGTTCTTCATCACGCGATAGGTTCTTGGATCCGTGCTGGAAGGCGCGCTGGCCGACAGATTCGTCCTCAGGGGAAGCCCGAGCAACGTGTGCGCAACTTTGTTTCCGGTGATCCGGCGGCATTCCGCGTCTTCCGCCACGAAAATTGCAGCAGGGACGGCGTCCATCACCATGGCCAGCTCATTCGCATGGCGCTCAATCTTTTCATTCGCGCGCATGAGTTCTTCTTTCTTCGCCTGCGCCCCGTCGAAGAGGCTTCGGGCCTCGAGACTCAGCGCCGCGATAAAGAAGAACGCCAGGCAACCGACGAAGACCGACCAGTATCCGTAGAACACATGTGAAAAAGGGAATCCGGAAGCATACTGCTGAAAGAGTAGAATGAGCGCGCTGATCAGCACGATGCCCGATGCAAAGCGACGATTGCCCGACCAGGAAACGATGGCAATAGAGGGAAAGTAAAAGACGTAGAACCGCAATTCGTAGCCCGTCACATAGTCCAGCACGGCAACTAAACCGAGAAGCAGCAGCCCCCCGGCAAATAGTTTGGCGGGAGATAGTTTTGCCGTTCGGCTGAGGATTTCGGACAAGGTACTTCTCCTCAAAACTCGTGGTGCCGGGCATTTCGAGTTTCCGAGAAAACCGATGCATAGCAGGTCGCCCGACAGCGCAGTATCCCGCGCTTGGAACACGCGACAAGAATACTGAATGCATTATTCGGATGCTGTATTACATATGCAATACAAATGGATTGCGCCACAGACAGGACGCCATTAATACTACGCCTTCTGGGCGTTGTAGTCCAGCATATAATTGAAGTGTCGCGTCCCAAGTTGACTAATTTGCTCTGGATGCTCTGAATTGCAGGTGCGGAAAAATTCGCGCCACCATTCGAGGCCAAGCCCCCACCAGGACGCGCCGGGAGTTGCCCATTCCCCGACTTGTGCCCTTGCCAGGTCCTCGCTTGATCACCCCTGTGAGAGGCCACACCTGGGCGGAGAACGACGCTGCGTGAGCGCAGCCTGGAAGATCCGTGGAGCCAACAGCAGGGGCCGTTAGAGTCAATGTTCGACGCGCCGCATATGAACTTCGCATCGAATCAGTAAGCGCCGTTAGAACCGGTGGTATGAGGAAGGCCCCTGGAAGGAGCCGGTTGGTCCTGGTAAACGTTTCGTTCGCCAAGGCCCATGGGGCTCATCCGGCTGAAGCGCGCTACTCGATTTCTGCCTTGCTGCCGAGGACCGCAACGTTACCAATCCGCGAAGGGGATGACAGATTAGCATGGATTTAATCGGGGGCCCTGTACCGCGTCTCCATGCTGAGCCCTTCTTCCAGGGGCCGCACCTCAATCGTGCCCAGGCGCGCACTGGGCCACTGTGCCGCGAGGGCAACGGCCTCGTCGAAGTCCTTCGCTTCGATAAGGAAGAAGCCGCCTATCTGCTCCTTCGTTTCCGCGAAAGGTCCGTCGGCGACGGACAGGACGCCATGGCGTACCCGCACGGTGGCGGCCGTGGTGGCGCTCTGGAGGGGGTGGGTACTGATCAGATGCCCGCGGTCGTGCAGTGACTGGACGTAGTTCAGCGTCTCCTCGCGCAGGGCATGCCAATCCTCCTGGGACATTTCATGGAAGATGGCTTCTTCCTCGTAGGCTAGACACATAAATCTCATGGACGGCTCCTCACTGCTGGTGGTGCCGTGCATGGTACACGAGTTGCCATTCTAGAGCCACTTCCCGCTTCAGGGTTCCCGCTGGAAGAAGGCCTGGCTGGTGCAGGGGTCAAAGGGCACGGAGCAATGCTCGTGGACAATCTTCCATTCGCCCCCGCGCCGCTTCAGGATGGCGGTGGCGCGAAGACAGGTCGTCAAAGCGGGGTGATCCTCCGGCAGATCCGTGAAGCGCCAGATCCAGTGGGCGGCGGCGCTGTCGTCGGCGCCAAAGATGGCAAGTTGATCCGAGGCCATGCCGAACCGGTCCGGGAAATGGGGCAGGCAACTCTCCCATCCGTCGCGCAACCCACTCGCCCCCCTGGACTGAAAGGGCGGGATGGCGTCGAAGTGAACGAGGTCGTCGGCGTAGTGCCCCATGATGGCGTCGACGTCTTTTGCGCCGATGGCCCGGTTGCGGGCTGCGAGGACCTCGCGAATTTCGGCCTGGAGGGTGGATTCGGTTGCGGTGGTCATGGTTGGGCTCCTGATTGGGTTTTGGTTCTCTGGTAGTACGACGATTGGCGTGGCGTGATTGGGACAGGATAGTGCCTTGATCCCAAGTTCCCCTATTCGAACTCGTTCCCAAGCTCTGCTTGGGAATGCAGCTCGTGAAGCTCCGCTTCACAACCCTATTGTGAATATGTTGCTGGTTCAGCCTGACGTCCAAAGGCATGAAACACAGGTCAGGTGCGCTAGCGCAACCATCGTGCCCTGGGGAGCGGAGCTCCGAAGACTGCATTCCCAAGCAGAGCTTGGGAACGAGATCGAAAATATCCCTTGACATCCCGTTGAAATCGATCTATTGTATGGATACATCAATACGCTTTGCGCAACACAAACCGAAGCGTAGCACACATTTTCAGCAAACCCAACCACAAACCATGAAATACGGCCATGCTACATTTTAACCTGAGCCAGAGCGACGGTGTGCCGTTGTATCTTCAACTGGTGCGCCAAATTAAGCAGTTCATTGCCACGGGACGCCTCACGCCGGAGGATGAACTCCCCCCCGTCCGGGTGCTGGCCCAGCAACTCGTGGTAAACCCCCAGACGGTGGTGCGGGCCTACCGCGAGTTGGAAACCATGGGCCTGATTTACAAGCGGCGCGGGGCAGGAACCTACGTATCCGCAAAAGGAACGCCCTATACCGACGAAGAATGCAGGCGCATCCTGAGCGAACGGGCCCGTGGCCTGCTGGTGGAAGCGCGAAGCCTGGGATTTGATTTGGATCAATGCGTGGCGCTGCTGCGCGAATGCAGCGCGGCTTTGGACCGCGAGAAGGAGGGGAATTCATGAGCACGACGGACACCATCATCGAAGTCTCGGGGCTCTCCCGGCGCTTTGGCAAGAAGGAGGCGTTGCGCGATGTAAACCTGTCCGTAGCGCGGGGCCAGGTCTTCGGGCTGGTGGGCGAGAACGGCGCGGGCAAGACCACCTTTATCCGCCATTTGCTCGGGGCCTATGAGGCGGAAGCCGGCACGGTGCGCGTCTTCGGGCTTGATCCCGTTCGCAACCCCGTGGCGGTGCTGGGGCGCATCGGCTATCTCTCGGAAGATCGCGATCTGCCCCTGTGGATGAAGGTGCGGGAGCTCATGTCGTATACCGCGGCTTTCTACCCGGACTGGGACGCCGCCTACGCCGAGGAACTCCGCAAGCGCTTCAACCTCCCGCCCGATGCCAAGCTGAAGCAGCTCTCGCGGGGTGAAAAGGCCAAGGCGGGCCTCCTCGCGGCGCTTGCCCATCGCCCCGATCTGCTGCTGCTCGACGAGCCTTCCTCCGGCCTCGACGCCGTGGCGCGGAAAGACATCCTGGGCGAGGTTATTCGCTCCGTGGCGGATGAAGGGCGCACGGTGATCTTCTCATCGCACCTGCTGGACGAAGTCGAGAGGGTCTCCGACCATGTCGCCATGATCCACGAAGGCGTGGTGGCCTTGGACCTGCCCATGGACACCTTGAAAGAGTCGCACCACCGCATCGTGGTGCGCTTCAGCGAAGGACATCGTGATTTCCCCGAAGTGCCCGGCGTGCTCCACGCCGAAGGCAGCGACAAGGACTGGTGCCTGCTGTGCGAAGGCGAAAAGGACCAATTGATCGGGCTGCTGCAGCAACAAGGTGGGCGAATTCTGGAGTGCACCGTGCCGACGCTGGACGCAATCTTCGTAGGACGCGTCACGGGACGTCCCATGGCCCTCGCGGCTCAGGAGGACGACGCATGAACCCAAAGCTTCGCGCCTTGATCTGGGAAGAGCTGCGCACCGGCGGCGTGATTGCGGGGTGGTGCACCCTCGTCGGCGGACTGTGTCTGCTGGTGGCCGGTCTGGTCGACGACAGCGGCGGAGACTGGACCTACATCAGTCCAGTTGCGCTGTCACTCAATATGCTGCCCCTGTTGCTCATCGGTCTGCTCCTCCTTTACCGCACAGGGAATTCGGGCGCGCTTACCGGGGGTTTCTCCGGGCGCATCCTGCTGTTGCCGGTGGAAACCTGGAAGCTTGCGGGGCTCTCGCTTTTTCTTCGCGCCGCGCTACTCGGCGCGGCCACGCTGCTGTCGATTGTCCTTTGCCGGGTTATCTTCTGGGGCCATGGTCCCGCGTGGGTTCTGGTGCTGGTGACGCCCGCCTGCTACCTGTGGCTTCAGGCGCTGGACTGGCTCCGCCGTCCCACGCCCCTGCTGGCGGTGCTCGGATTTCTGCCCATCTTCGGATGCATCGGCTTCGCCCTTGTCCAATCGGGCGACGTGCGCTTCGCCTTCGACGAACCCTTCATTTCCGTCTCGGCGGCGCTGCTGCTGCTGGCCATCTCGGGCGTCACGGCCTTCCTCCTCGC contains:
- a CDS encoding SRPBCC domain-containing protein codes for the protein MTLKKDHAGRRWVDVEIEVPGTPQEVWEAIATGPGISSWFVPTEFETGEDGSPTKVISHFGPGSSMDSVANISEWSPPHNFKATSKDLGPEAPEIATEWIVEARSGSTCTVRVVHSLFADGDEWDNQLQGWESGWPWFFQILRLSLLDFRNQPCRAFRIMGATGGETAQAWAYFTKAIGLKECAVGKLCQAPGGMPPIIGRVKKTGEGVHHHAALIRLDEPCAGILSTFAMPMGGAVYLILDFFLYGKRAEEAASKWEPRWQSWMAERYPMNEGGSGHLTDE
- a CDS encoding SRPBCC domain-containing protein; translation: MSIRKNENGSRFVEMVVEVPGTPEEVWTAIATGPGISCWFTPTTVEERAGGTITFELGPDMASSGQITDWSPPHRLAYEEREWMEGAPPLATEVHIEAKDGGVCVMRMVHSLFASGEDWDEQLQSMENGWPPFFVILQEYMKHYRNLACTSVRLMAKSSESEPCTWEKIQAAFGLGALVIGQPFQSQPSAEVSLGGNVMQLGTAQCPHQAMLRLDQPGPGFVTLGAFSWGGEVLASASFYFYGDEASAMAAARETQWKAWFAESFH
- a CDS encoding helix-turn-helix transcriptional regulator, which gives rise to MLALEIIENPHAAAVALDPIRSRLLSELAEPASAATLATRVGLTRQKVNYHLNALQAHGLVKSASQKKWGGLTERLLVATASQYVVSPVALGSAGADPGRTADRLSASYLVALAARVIREVGGLVGAARDTGKRLPTLSLDTEIRFRTAAERAAFSKELVSAIATLAAKYHDETAPGGRPHRLLVMAHPLPHENPEEARDVHQEK
- a CDS encoding winged helix-turn-helix transcriptional regulator; this encodes MSALDLQEHDLVFKALADPTRRQILGLLRAGTRNVNEIAQNFQTSRPAISKHLRLLRSAGLIETRKQGTASLCALNSKPLRVVEQWLRDYEIYWDETLNNLKNYVEEQP
- a CDS encoding SRPBCC domain-containing protein, translated to MNTCETSFVIEKEIQIAASAERIFAALSEPAQRTQWWGVKGKFEVTHMESDLRTGGAWRMSGVSMGEVPFTIQGTYQSIEPPRVLEFTWRKDEETMDTLVRFELEEKGFGTVVRLTHSGFNDAHTRDLYQGWPWLLSMLQGHVEGQSSKASC
- a CDS encoding helix-turn-helix domain-containing protein; the protein is MSDTFETVPPTKAEQALALESSQRLAAHKIGRHASVRIQLVDDEAKETITMPRAVLELLRHALSEMAQGNAVTLIPTNAELTTQQAADLLNVSRPYVVKLLDEKKIPSRMVGKYRRLRFDDLMAYKQKDDDARAMILDQLSAETQELGIV
- a CDS encoding PIN domain-containing protein, which translates into the protein MLRPLTAIYDANVLYPAPLRDLLVRLAAAGLVRARWTDAIHEEWIRNVCRNNPGLVPERLARTRRLMNEAVRDCLVTDYEHLIGTLTLPDDDDRHVLAAAIHANADVILTFNLRDFPDSALSVFGIQAQHPDEFIEEILRHSFNSVCAVFKRQRESLRNPHVSANELLSTLEKQGLPRSVTLLRQHRNAL
- a CDS encoding type II toxin-antitoxin system HigB family toxin — encoded protein: MRVIAKKTLHEFWDREPGAKAALEAWYAEAKHAQWKSPTDIQARYAHASIVNNERVVFNIGGNKYRLVVAVSYTAGIVLIKFVGTHNDYDKINVETV
- a CDS encoding PAS domain-containing protein produces the protein MSEILSRTAKLSPAKLFAGGLLLLGLVAVLDYVTGYELRFYVFYFPSIAIVSWSGNRRFASGIVLISALILLFQQYASGFPFSHVFYGYWSVFVGCLAFFFIAALSLEARSLFDGAQAKKEELMRANEKIERHANELAMVMDAVPAAIFVAEDAECRRITGNKVAHTLLGLPLRTNLSASAPSSTDPRTYRVMKNGEEIPVPLRPMQLAASGKSQLDYTFDLAYDDGTVRTLRGDAVTLPDIDGCAAGAVGAFLDVTERNRLEVEHARSSALKEAALASAMDAVCIFDSSGHLTDISDSCSEFMRCSPEESTPRRFEAYLEIMELYTPDGAMVPPDRWVLPRTLRGESGSNIEYSIRRKDTGETWSASFSFGPISDGDGSVIGGMLIARDITSLKQLEQEKKELELRMLRAQRLESLGLLAGGIAHTFNNQLQAIMSGCEMASATLPANSAVRDILKITRQSAERAAAVARHMLDYSGHGHFTQDLVALDAILADVLPAFRDTVAAKIAIEGDYAPELPLARLDQAQIARLALNILDNAREAMGEDGGVIRIKVGAMECSHDDLELIKKEFYPDIVQALPAGEYVFLEVSDSGVGMNEETLRRMFDPFFTTKFFGRGLGLATVLGVVRGHRGVLDVRSKPGEGTTLRVLFPTAHTGVVSEQA
- a CDS encoding YciI family protein, yielding MRFMCLAYEEEAIFHEMSQEDWHALREETLNYVQSLHDRGHLISTHPLQSATTAATVRVRHGVLSVADGPFAETKEQIGGFFLIEAKDFDEAVALAAQWPSARLGTIEVRPLEEGLSMETRYRAPD
- a CDS encoding nuclear transport factor 2 family protein; protein product: MTTATESTLQAEIREVLAARNRAIGAKDVDAIMGHYADDLVHFDAIPPFQSRGASGLRDGWESCLPHFPDRFGMASDQLAIFGADDSAAAHWIWRFTDLPEDHPALTTCLRATAILKRRGGEWKIVHEHCSVPFDPCTSQAFFQREP